AAGAAACTCGGAGGAACCTAGGTAGGTGGCCAGATTGAACCCATGCAGAGTTGGCTATTGAGACTAtgtcttcctctttctctttaccaTTGGACCCTAATTCTCTTTACCATTAGACCCTAATTTATGATGATTCAAAAACACAGTTTTAGAAGAGCCATACTGAACCATGAAGTGACTCCAATGTAACCTAACTAGAAATCTAACCTAGCTTAGGACCAGATCTCTTACCAAACTTCTCAATCCTTTTGAAATACTATTATTGTTCTCTAAGTCCCTCATTTAGTAACAAAAGAATTGGCTCTCCAAGGAGTGCTCCTGTCCTGTTTTCAGGGTGTAGCAACAATTGTTCCATTATATGGCATCAATCCCCATTACAAGTCAGGCTCACCCCATAATTGGGCAAGAAAACTAGtgctgtttttgtttttgttttcttccacATTTGTGAGTGTTTGGCCTTGAATCTCGTCTAATCTCACGAGATAACTTGCTTGCCCTATAATATTTGAGTGCCAAGAAAATTTCTAGGATATTAAATTGTAGGTTGGTGACCATCATGTATTGAAATCCTTCtcttcaagtttttttattatatcaatgGTCCTTATTAGGTGAGGCCAACCTATGTTGGTGAAGAAAGCTGGCAGTTACCTGACCCAAATCCTCAAACTCCTCCTTGTGGAGAATATACCATCGAAGTTTCAATGCAAAAGGAAGAATATCTCTAAATATGATCCATACTGTTGAGTTGTTAACACTCTATGAAAATCCTACATTCAAAGaatttaaccttttaaaatatttgtcttACCTAACAAGGAGAGGACCAAGGAGGAAGGGAACCAAGAGCTGCAGAAAAGGCTGAAAAAGGAACTGCAAGAGAAGAGAAGCCGTATTCAAGCAACCTACTCTTAGCTCCATTGGAGTTGAATTTCCTCATCTCAagaatgccttttttttttcctttttacaaGAAATGCCATTTATTCTTTAAGAATTTGAACCTgataatttttacaaataatatatgtgAAGAGAGAAGCAACTTGAAATGTTGATGTTCCCTCATGTCCATATTGGTGTTGATGAAGGGATTCTCTCTGAATCAAGGAATGAAGTGGTGTATTTGCTATTCTCCTTTGATCCTGGTTGAGCTTCAGCTTCTTCTGTGACTGGTTTTTAAGCTAGTAGTTAAGAGTACCttcttttcactttcattCAAAGAAGATGAGGTCCATAGACCCTACAGTCACAACACATACAGCATAagtgaataaatatttcttcATCCAGACATTTTATTCTTAGCAATTTAACCTGTTATTAATTCATGTGTGTGACTCCAGTTACGAGATTTGTTGAGGATCTTTATAGAAATTGTGTGCTGATGTGACAATAGATTGGTTTTTGTCAAGTTCTTTCTGATGCGTTAACTTGAACATCTTGCTGCAAGCAGTACGTAATGATTGTGCTGAAGGGATCGGTACCCATGTCATTTGGGGGCAGTGAGCAGCCAGCAGCATATGGTGAGTTGGTGTCCATCGGTGGTCTGAACCCTGATGTCAACAAGAAATTGAGTGCTGCAATTTCTGCAATCCTGGAGACCAAGCTATCTGTTCCCAAGTCAAGAttctttctcaaattctaCGACACCAAGGCAAGTTATTCTATCTTTTTCTCAAGATGGGTTACTGAAATGCATGCACTTCTCATTgcatttcttatttttgtttaggcCCATCAGAGTCAAGAATATGCACAGTGTTTACATGCTTTACACCAGAACTAGAGATCATGTAactaaatctttttttctattttgaaacaaatgtgCTCAACTCCTGGCTGTCTTTTGCAAACATTTGAATCACTTTTAGACACTAATTTCACATTGACTTCTCTTAAATGGCTTATGATAAACCTGGGAATGGTACTgagataataattttttatggcTGCTGCAGGGTTCCAACTTGGGATGGAATGGCTCCACTTTCTAAGTTAACTTCATCTGTAAGCTCTTGAAATTCCCAACTTTTATATTTGCTGGGACCTAGTTATAAGGATTTGGTATTGTTAACCCTTCATATTATATTGAGTTCTGTCTAGATTCCCTGTGACTTTTGGTTATGAATCATAGATCGAGTTATAATCTACCAAGTTTTAATGAGTACTTTTATTGGTTTAACActcttaacatttttaatcattttgaaAGACATACCTTAATACCTTAAGAAGTTTGCAGAATATAcctttaattgttttttacttttgtttttgtaatcgCCCATCATGTGATGACAAACAggaaatttgatttcaaattcttcaaatCATGAGGCAACTAAGTGATAgatgataataattaagcaatgttttttttttttttttttaaaataaataatctatAGATTCAAGTCCTGTTGATATACGTGCGTGTTTGTTTTATTGgtgtttacttttaaaaatataggtattttctacatatttttccttttaggaaaTAAATAGGAGGTAGCAAAGacatctattttctttattcctaaaattatgattatttaaagGGCaacaaattattgttatttatttactattattgaagataactatttttaggtttagtttatatttggttcctagtttttttctttgaaaaaatctAATCTTAAGATTTACACTTTTaacctcattttttttttctattaaatgtTAGCATTTAGTTGTTGGcattaatttctattaattcttaattttaatatggatgaaaattaattataactgtttaaaatactttatgatttaattaaaatacattaatCATGACAACTTTTGTACACAACACACCTTTCTTGGGACAATTGTGTCTTATTGTCAACAAAAGTTCCTACaccattattttttagttacaAAAGTGTGATTGATGACAGTATTACGCTTCAAAATAAATGCATATCATGActgttttaaatgttaaagaaATACTTGtaatatattagaaatttatggaagtttgtttgatttgaaacaaaatattgacaCAAATACCAATTGAGAGTGTGcaaataatttctttctactatttctttttttaaaaaaggaactATGTACGAAGAAATTAACCACAAAACTTCGGGAAAGAAAGTAAATACAAGTTTtgccataaaaaaatataaacgtATAAAaagtatgtgttttttttcttgacaACGTTTCAAATATGTCAAGATTTTTGtgtgaaaatgttaaaaaggAAATCAATTTGATGTGTTTTCTatcctttttaaaatagtaaaatattaaaactatttataaaatatattttttttctatatttggtaaatagttatatatttttttgttattcaagTAGTACAAAACATAGTATGATCATTTtgattaatgtttattattattattatttcaagaGGTGGTCATTGATGGATAAAGTTATTGAAAACATTGGAGGGAAGGAGAGTTCATTGTTTCAAGTTTTAACCcacaaagaagaaatttaaCGTAACAAAATTGaggttaaaataataattgttgttTCTCGTccattgaaatatttattttgtgcttttcttgattttaacaaagtttataatttatttttttataaaaaaaattatctattttttaagagataaaaaaaaaaaagtccatcTTCCCAAACTGaattgaataaaagaagaaaacatccctatattttttgaaatgatttgCAAATAACaccatttttacaaatatcttTCGAAAATGTATTGATGTTGGCTTTGAAATGcataaatcttttattattaaattttatttagatttaaatttcaatgGTAACAaatgtctctctctctctttctctctcacgtatatatatatatatatgtatatatagacataaacagaagaaaaaagaagaaagaaaaagtggaAACCGATTTTTGAGTATCTTCCCTCTGGCGCCTCCTTTCCCTCAATTTCCGGCCACCCTTCCGTGCAACTCCATACTTTCCGCCCACTTATAAACCAACCAAATTCCTTCTTACCTTTCCCATTTCCCTTTCCTCCACACAATGCAGTCCTCAGCTTCTCCGGTCATCCTCCCCATTTCCAATCCCCAATCCCAACCTCAAATCCccctttcttccttctctagCCATCTCCTCCTCTCCCTCCGCCACGCCTTCTCCCGTCGCCGCCCTTGGCCGGAGCTCCTAGATCGCTCCGCCTTCTCCAAGCCTGAATCCCTCTCCGAAGCCACTCTCCGCATCCGCAAGAACTACTCCTATTTCCGCGTCAATTATTTCACCATCATAGCCCTAATTCTTGCCATTTCACTTTTCTCCAATCCTtcctctctcttcctcttgATCGCCCTTCTTTGCTCTTGGATCTTCCTCTATCTCTTCCGCCCCTCCGATCAGCCGCTTGTTCTGTTTGGTCGCCACTTCAGAGATAGCGAGATCTTGATTGGTCTCGTTGTTTTCACCGCCTGTGTTGTTTTTCTCACCAGCGTTGGATCTGTTCTTGTTTCTGCTTTCACCGCCGGTTTCGCCGTCGTCTGCGCTCACGGTGCTCTCCGATCTCCCGATGATCTGTTCCTGGATGAGCAGGAAGTTAATACGACTGGGTTTCTCGGTATCTTCGCTGGCGctccctcctcctcctcctcctcctcctcctcctctggCGCCGCTCCTTCCGGCAGATAAAATATTGTGACCATTCCGAAAATTGAATACACATGTGTGTTCATTTGATTTGTtcattctattattttgtttgtttgaatattcttcttcttcgattgaaatttggttggggaatttgattttaatttttaaggcTGCACATTTATGTTTACGTTAATAGTTTGTATCAATTTAGGTTTGATTCTTCAACCTAATGGTTTCttcctttatattttttaaaattctattgtAAATTTGTTGTACTCAACATCAACTTGGAGAGTAATGCACTCTTTTCAACCTTACCTCTTCACttctttcaattcatttcattttaaatggATTTCTTCATACCTAAAATGCGGATTTCATTTCACACAACTTCAAAACCCAAATtctttaactttctttttcttttctattaccATTCAAcacatcaaattttaaatacattcCTTTCAAATTTGGAGGAACAAATGTATTAGCCCCAACATTAAATGTTGATactttaaatcttattttaacattatgattattatgatttttagtttgttgGACTCGAGCTCTttttaaatgtgaaaatatttaaaatagaggaagatttaaaattaacacTCTAGGTgt
This is a stretch of genomic DNA from Cucumis sativus cultivar 9930 chromosome 4, Cucumber_9930_V3, whole genome shotgun sequence. It encodes these proteins:
- the LOC101215141 gene encoding macrophage migration inhibitory factor homolog isoform X1 is translated as MPCLNISTNVNLEGIDTSSVLSEASSTVAKIIGKPEAYVMIVLKGSVPMSFGGSEQPAAYGELVSIGGLNPDVNKKLSAAISAILETKLSVPKSRFFLKFYDTKAHQSQEYAQCLHALHQN
- the LOC101215141 gene encoding macrophage migration inhibitory factor homolog isoform X2 → MPCLNISTNVNLEGIDTSSVLSEASSTVAKIIGKPEAYVMIVLKGSVPMSFGGSEQPAAYGELVSIGGLNPDVNKKLSAAISAILETKLSVPKSRFFLKFYDTKGSNLGWNGSTF
- the LOC101208341 gene encoding PRA1 family protein B2; translated protein: MQSSASPVILPISNPQSQPQIPLSSFSSHLLLSLRHAFSRRRPWPELLDRSAFSKPESLSEATLRIRKNYSYFRVNYFTIIALILAISLFSNPSSLFLLIALLCSWIFLYLFRPSDQPLVLFGRHFRDSEILIGLVVFTACVVFLTSVGSVLVSAFTAGFAVVCAHGALRSPDDLFLDEQEVNTTGFLGIFAGAPSSSSSSSSSSGAAPSGR